A single window of Zootoca vivipara chromosome 17, rZooViv1.1, whole genome shotgun sequence DNA harbors:
- the UBE2L3 gene encoding ubiquitin-conjugating enzyme E2 L3, which produces MAASRRLMKELEEIRKCGMKNFRNIQVDEANLLTWQGLIVPDNPPYDKGAFRIEINFPAEYPFKPPKITFKTKIYHPNIDEKGQVCLPVISAENWKPATKTDQVIQSLIALVNDPQPEHPLRADLAEEYSKDRKKFCKNAEEFTKKYGEKRPVD; this is translated from the exons GAGCTTGAAGAAATCCGCAAATGTGGAATGAAGAACTTCCGTAATATCCAAGTTGATGAAGCTAACTTATTGACTTGGCAAGGGCTTATTGTTCCT GACAATCCTCCGTACGACAAGGGTGCGTTCAGAATCGAAATCAACTTTCCAGCAGAGTATCCATTCAAACCTCCCAAgattacatttaaaacaaagatCTATCACCCTAACATCGATGAAAAGGGGCAGGTTTGTTTGCCAGTAATTAGTGCTGAAAACTGGAAGCCAGCCACCAAAACTGATCAAG TAATCCAGTCCCTCATAGCACTGGTGAACGACCCCCAGCCCGAGCACCCACTTCGGGCCGACCTAGCCGAAGAATACTCTAAGGACCGTAAAAAATTCTGTAAGAACGCTGAAGAGTTTACAAAGAAATATGGTGAAAAGCGACCAGTggactaa